In Bacillus sp. Cs-700, one genomic interval encodes:
- the ytpR gene encoding YtpR family tRNA-binding protein, which translates to MNMFYNKEGVGDTLIVTLGSTEREDKAVERKDNVARIYSKETNQTIGYNIFHLSSIHELSSNGVVDESEELVTAVNHAIKESGFQDELVFDPSPKFVVGYVEEMEKHPNADKLNICQVNVGEEKLQIVCGAPNVDHGQKVVVAKVGAVMPSGMIIKDASLRGIESTGMICSAKELDLPDAPKEKGILILPDDYEVGSAFKAY; encoded by the coding sequence ATGAATATGTTTTACAATAAAGAAGGCGTTGGAGATACTTTAATTGTTACTTTAGGCAGTACGGAAAGAGAAGATAAGGCTGTTGAGCGTAAAGACAATGTAGCCCGAATCTATAGTAAAGAAACAAACCAGACAATAGGCTATAATATTTTTCATCTTTCTTCCATTCATGAGCTATCAAGCAATGGTGTTGTAGACGAAAGTGAAGAGCTTGTAACAGCAGTCAATCATGCCATTAAAGAGAGTGGTTTTCAAGATGAACTCGTCTTTGATCCTTCTCCTAAATTTGTAGTTGGCTATGTAGAAGAAATGGAAAAACACCCAAATGCCGATAAATTGAATATTTGTCAGGTGAATGTTGGAGAAGAGAAACTTCAAATTGTTTGTGGTGCTCCAAATGTTGATCATGGCCAAAAGGTCGTTGTAGCGAAAGTTGGCGCTGTGATGCCATCAGGTATGATTATTAAAGATGCGAGTTTACGTGGAATTGAATCAACTGGTATGATTTGTTCTGCTAAAGAGCTTGATTTGCCAGATGCTCCGAAAGAAAAAGGGATTCTTATCCTTCCAGACGATTATGAAGTTGGTTCTGCATTCAAAGCCTACTAG
- a CDS encoding DUF1444 domain-containing protein, producing the protein MEPKDLKKLLEKRLQQEDRELTYNQKEEKLRVEDRSTGKGMSLGLKGLAAKYEERGEKVLEEVVHHVDETLKVMKEKHELTGKENQIFPVIRSGSFASETEGGVPFVFEEHTAETRIYYALDLGNSYRLIDQEWLEKEGWTKEALHEVSLFNLRGLSTEVKSDTVAGNTFYFLNTNDGYDASRILNDTLLERMAKKAMGELAVAVPHQDVLVFADIENERGYDALAQLTMHFFSSGLVPVTGLPFMYEDGKLEPIFIMAKNKPKK; encoded by the coding sequence ATGGAACCAAAAGATCTGAAAAAATTGCTCGAAAAACGGCTTCAGCAAGAAGATCGTGAGCTTACATACAATCAAAAAGAAGAAAAACTAAGAGTAGAAGACCGTTCCACAGGAAAAGGAATGAGTCTTGGACTTAAAGGACTCGCTGCTAAGTATGAAGAACGTGGCGAGAAGGTTCTTGAAGAAGTGGTCCATCACGTTGATGAGACGCTCAAGGTAATGAAAGAAAAGCACGAATTAACAGGTAAGGAAAATCAAATCTTTCCAGTTATTCGCTCTGGTTCATTTGCTTCTGAGACAGAAGGCGGGGTTCCGTTTGTATTTGAAGAGCATACTGCTGAAACGCGGATTTATTATGCGCTTGATCTCGGGAACTCCTATCGACTCATTGATCAAGAATGGCTAGAGAAAGAAGGTTGGACAAAGGAAGCATTGCACGAGGTTTCGTTGTTTAATTTAAGAGGGTTATCGACAGAAGTGAAATCAGATACAGTCGCCGGTAATACGTTCTACTTCTTGAATACGAACGATGGCTACGATGCAAGTCGGATCTTAAATGATACTTTACTCGAACGAATGGCTAAAAAAGCGATGGGTGAATTGGCTGTAGCCGTTCCTCATCAGGATGTTTTAGTATTTGCCGATATTGAGAATGAACGCGGATACGATGCTCTTGCTCAGTTAACCATGCACTTCTTTTCAAGTGGACTAGTTCCCGTAACTGGTCTACCGTTCATGTATGAAGATGGAAAGTTAGAACCAATCTTTATTATGGCTAAAAACAAACCTAAAAAATAA
- a CDS encoding thioredoxin family protein gives MKKFEKHEEYLVAIKEGKSVLLFSADWCPDCRVIEPFLPELEKEYSEMDFYYVDRDDHIELCQEMDIFGIPSFVAFKDGEETGRFVSKMRKSKEEIEEFLTSVK, from the coding sequence ATGAAGAAATTTGAAAAACATGAAGAATATTTAGTAGCAATTAAAGAAGGGAAATCGGTACTTCTTTTTTCTGCAGACTGGTGCCCGGATTGCCGAGTGATTGAACCATTTCTACCAGAGCTAGAAAAAGAATATAGCGAGATGGATTTTTATTACGTTGATCGTGACGATCATATTGAGCTATGTCAGGAAATGGACATCTTTGGTATTCCGAGCTTTGTTGCATTTAAAGATGGAGAAGAAACTGGACGCTTTGTAAGTAAGATGCGAAAAAGTAAAGAAGAAATAGAAGAATTTCTTACAAGTGTAAAGTAA